The window TTCCATTGTAATAAATACGCCGAGCGTAATTAATATGTAATAAAACCAAATCATAATGAGGTGTTTTTAATTATAAATTCGTCTAAATAATCTGACTTATCACTCTTTTTAAGAATAGCTTTTAAAAAAGTTTTGTCTTCTTTAATATGATCATTATAACCTAAAATTTTAGGTGTTTTTTCTTGAATAACTAATCTTACGTATCTTAAATGTACATTTTTAGGATGCGTTTTTATAAGTTTATTTAATATTTTTTTTTGTTTGTTAAAAACTGACAACTTACTCCAAGGAAATGTTTTGTATTTAGCTTGTTTCATTTGTAAAGAAACAACATATGCTTGTACGTCAACACTCTTGTTATCCTTATATTTTTTGATGTAATTTAATTCTTCTTTTTCGGTTAAAGAAGCATGAAATTGACTTACAAAATCTGGTGTATTATTTTGCATACCTAAAAATAGAAATATTGCTGTTATTTTTAAAAACATTAAATGATGTTTAGTTTATACTTTACATAACTTCTTGCCAATAAATTTATTTTCATTGGGTTAGAAATTCTAACACGTGTTTCCATAATTTTCGTGTGATGAACATCCTTTAATTTCTTTAAAAGTCTTCTGTAATATCTATAAGCAACGTATACTCCAAATTTAGCTTCTGCTGGTAATTTTAAAATTCCGTTTTTAAAAGCAAAATCAAAATCTGCTTCAATGTCTTTTATTATTTCTTCTTTAGATTGTTGATTAAAATCGCCAAAATTCACATTCGGAAAATAAGAACGATTTAATTCTTCAAAATCATCTTTTATATCACGTAGAAAGTTTACTTTCTGAAATGCAGAGCCTAAACGTTGAGCAGCATCTTTTAATTCGTCATATTTTGCTTGATTTCCATCTACAAATATTTTTAAGCACATTAAACCAACTACATCTGCAGAGCCATATATATAAGCGTTATATTCTTCTTCAGTTTTATATTCTGTTTTGAATAAATCTGCTTTCATACTCTTTAAAAAAGCCTGAACTAAATCATCAGAAATATCATATTTATTTACTGTTTGAATAAATGAGTTTAAAATAGGATTTAAACTAATTCCATCATTTTTAGAATCGTAATACTCCGCTTCAAATTTATTTAATAGTTTTTCTTTATTAAAACCATGAAAAGAGTCTACAATTTCATCCGCAAAACGAACAAAACCATAAATATTATAAATTGCTTCTCTAATTTTTGGCGATAACATTCTTGTAGCCAAAGAGAAAGAGGTACTGTACTTTTTGGTAACAAGTTTGCTACTTGCAAAGGAAACCTCATCAAACAATTGTTTTTTCATTTTTAATGATTTTTTAAAATTAAATCTGAAGCTATTTTACCAGAAATTAACGCTGGTGGAACACCAGGACCTGGAACAGTTAGTTGTCCTGTAAAAAATAAATTTTTAACTTTTTTACTTTTTATTTTTGGTCTTAAAAAAGCTGTTTGAGTTAATATATTTGCTAATCCGTAGGCGTTACCTTTATAAGAATTATAATCTTTAACAAAATCGTTTA of the Tenacibaculum todarodis genome contains:
- a CDS encoding phytoene/squalene synthase family protein encodes the protein MKKQLFDEVSFASSKLVTKKYSTSFSLATRMLSPKIREAIYNIYGFVRFADEIVDSFHGFNKEKLLNKFEAEYYDSKNDGISLNPILNSFIQTVNKYDISDDLVQAFLKSMKADLFKTEYKTEEEYNAYIYGSADVVGLMCLKIFVDGNQAKYDELKDAAQRLGSAFQKVNFLRDIKDDFEELNRSYFPNVNFGDFNQQSKEEIIKDIEADFDFAFKNGILKLPAEAKFGVYVAYRYYRRLLKKLKDVHHTKIMETRVRISNPMKINLLARSYVKYKLNII